CTCTCCGGGGTGCTCTGGGCCGGCTCGGCGGCGGTTCCGGCTCCCTGGCGCTACGGGATGTGGGTCGCCCTGCTGCTGGCGGAGATGGTCCTGCTACTGACCGCGCGCGGCAGAGGCATCCCGGGCCCGGTCCACACCGGCCACCTGGTCGAGCGGGTCGGACTGTTCGTGATCATCGTCCTCGGCGAGTCGGTACTGGCACTCATCACCTCGACAGACCACACCTGGACTGCCGCGGCCGGGGTCGTAGCTGTGCTCGGGTTCGTTCTGCTGGCCGCGCTGTGGTGGTCCTACTTCGACTTCGCCTCGACGGCGGCGGAGCGCGTCATCGGCGCCGCCGGTACCCGCGAGGCCTACCTCCTCGCCCGTGACGTGGGCGGCTTTCTGCACTTCTTCGTCACCGCCGCCGTCATCTCCATGGCCGCCGGACTGGCCACCGCCGTGGAGGAGTCCGGTCACGACCACCTGGCACGGGGCGCGGTATGGGCCCTCGCCGGCGGGTTGGCCGCCTACCACGCAGCGCACGCCCTGATCGCGCTCCGGTTCGGCCGTCCCCTGCGTGAGGTGACCGTCTGGGCACTGCCCGGGATCGGCATCCCTCTCCTGGTCGTCCTCGGCGCCGATGTGCTCGCGCCGTGGCTGGTGGTCCTGCTCCTCGCGGCCGAGGCCATCGCCCACCTGCTGTACGCGACAACCATCCGGTCCCGCCGTCAGACCGCCGGCACCGCATAGCCCGCCGTGTGGGTTTGTCACGTTCAGTAGCCCTCACATCAGGGCCGGCCGACACGGGAGCGGCGCAGATGAGTTGTGCAGCACAGCGTGCTCGACGGGACGCTCGCGGGGGGCGAAGCCGAAGAGCCCGCGTCAGGCCGCACATCTGTCGAGGTCCTCGACTACACATGTGCTCGCCCGGCAGGATGGAGCGGGTTCCCGCCCTGCCTGACGGTACCCGGGGCTGATCTACCACCACTTCGGAATCGAGTACCGCGAATGAGTTCCGCGCCCCACCCCCTGCTGCTGCCCGACGGCGAGCCCGCCGGCCGGGCCTGGACCCTCGATCCGGCGACGAGGCACCTCAACCACGGTTCCTTCGGCGGGGTCCCACGGATCGCCCAGCAGGAGCAGCAGCGGCTGCGCGCGGAGATGGAGCGCGCGCCGGTGGTGTGGTTCCCGGCCTTGCCACGCCGGGTCGCGGCGGCCAGGAGGGAAGTCGCGGAGTTCCTGCGGGTCGAGGCGCGCGACCTCGCCCTCGTCCCCAACGCCAGCGCCGGGGCCAGCGTCGTCTACCACAGCCTGCCGGCCCGGCCGGGCGGCGAGATCCTCGTCACCGACCACGGCTACGGCGCCGTCACCATGGGCGCCGAGCGGCTGGCCCGGCGCTGGGGCGGCAGTGTCCGCACGGCGCGGGTTCCGCTCGACGCCTCCGCCGAGCTGGCCACCGCGGCAGTCCTCGCCGAGATCACGGACCGGACAGCACTCATCGTCCTCGACCACATCACGTCGGCAACTGCCCGCTGGATGCCCGTGGAGCAGATAGGCACCGCTGCCCGGGCGGCCGGCATCCCGCTGCTGATCGACGGCGCGCACGTCCCGGGCCTGGCCGAGGACCCGCTGGCCGGCCTGGAGTTCGACGTGTGGGTCGGAAACCTGCACAAGTTCGGCTGCGCGCCGCGCGGCGCCTGCGCCCTCGTGGTGCGCAGCGACAGGCGCGACCTCCTCTACCCGTTGATCGACTCGTGGGGCGCCGAGGCACCCTTCCCCGAGCGCTTCGACACCCAGGGGACCATCGACGTCACCGGCTACCTGGCGGCGCCGACCTCACTGGACTTCATCGAGGACACCTGGGGCTGGAAGACCGCCCGCAGCTACATGGGTGAACTGGCCGACTACGCCGAGCAGATCATCAGCGCGGCCTTCACCGAGCTGACAGGCGAATGCTCCACCGTCGACGTCGGCATGCCCGTGAACGCGTTGCGCCTGGTCCGGCTCCCCGACGGCCTGGCGACCACCCGCCTGGACGCCGACGCCCTGCGCGACCGCGTGGCTGCCGAACTCGGCGTCGAGGCTGCCTTCACCAGCCTCGGCGGCATCGGGTACTTCAGGCTCTCCACCCACGTGTACAACACCGCCGCCGACTACGAGTACTTCGCCGAACGGTGCGTCCCCACGCTGACCGACTGGGCCCGCGAGACCCGCCGCCCGGCCTGAACCGCAACGAGTTGTCGGCGTACGCCTGGACGGGCGTGTCGCTGAGCTTGTGACGCGTTTGGCCGACAGATCGCTCGAGCGGGGCAGCTCTGCAAGCGCCGTGCCCACCAGCGGTCGCACCCGGGCCCGGAGTCAACGTAGGCGGTTGACCAGGGCGAATGCTTCCTCGGTCTTGGGGTGGGTCTTGCCCAGTCGGGTGTCCAGGATCCGGGCGCCCCGGCGTGCGAGGTCCGGTGCCGTCGGGTCGTTCAGCTGGTGCAGGACCCGGGCCTGGAACAGCAGGACGTACCCGATGTACAAGTGGTCCGGCGCGTAGCTGGCCTCGCGGATCCGCAGCGCCCGCGAGATCAGCGGCACTGCCGTGGCGTAGTCGCCGAGGTCGACGTGGACGTTCGCCAGCGCCACCAGGTCGAAGCTCACGTACGGGTCGTTCGGCCCGTACGCCGCCTCGTCGATCCGCAGTGCCCGCTCGGCCAGCGGCTGCGCCGCACTGTGCTCGTCGAGGTTGCACAATATCCGCGCCAGCGTGGCCAGATCCGTGGCGATGGCGGGACTGTTCGCCGGCAGGCAGGAATCGTGGAGGCGCAGTGCGCGTTCGGCCAACGGACGCGCTCTCTCCGGCGCTCCGAGGTCCCGGTGGATCTGCGCCAGAGTGATCAGGTCGAAGCCGACCTCCGCATTCCGGCCGCCGAGCGACTCGTCGATCGCGAGGGCACGTTCGCACAGGGGCAGCGCGACCGAGTAGTCCCCGATCTGGATGAGGAACTCCGACGCCCGCCTCAGCAGCACCGCAGTTTCAGCGGCGCATTCCGCCGGTGGGTCGTCCTTGGTCAGCGCGATGACGTGCGGCAGCAGCTTCTGCCAGCGCGGCCGCGCATCGGGTTCTGCGTGGATGTCCTGCGGCACGGCCGCGAGCAACGCACGACAGAGCAGGACCCGAGCTTCGTTGAGCACGGGGTCCGGCGTCGCGGCCCGGATCGCCGCCTGAACCAACCGGTGCAGCATCAGGGAGGCGTCCCCGCGCCGCGCGAGACCGAGACCGGCCAGGGCGCCGACCGTCGTGTTCCATGCCAGCGGGTCGCCTGCGGGTACGTTCAGCAGGTCGGGGCTGCCGGTGAACAGGTCCAGCGGGATCGGCTCCGGCGCCAGCAGGGCACAAAGCTCCAGCAGCCGTACGGCCTGGGGTTGTTCCGTCTCCAGCCTCCGCACGCTGAGCTGCCACAAGGTCGCGACCACCACCGCCGGCCGGTCGGCGAGCTCGCCCTGCCCGATCATGTCCTCCAGCCGGGACGTGAGCAGGGAGAGGTACTCCTCGGGCGCCGTTTGGTTGTAGCCCATGTACCCGGCTGCCTGCTCCAATGCCAGTGGTAGATCCCCGAGTTGCTCGGAGATCCTGTCCGCCACGGGCGCGGTCATGCCAGGAATACGCCGGACCAGCAGCTCGACCGATTCCCGCCTGGTGAACACATCCAGGTCGATGACGTCGGCTCTGCTCGACCAGCCGCTGACTCGGGTCGTGACGATGACATGGCCGCTGCCCGCCAGGCCGCCCGACGGCAGCGCGTGCGTGAGCGTGCCGGGCTTCTCCCCGTTGTCGAAGATGATCAGCCAGGGCCTGCGGTCCAGCAGCTTGCCGTACACCCTGGGAATGGCCTGGTCGGAGTTCACGTCCGTCAGTCCCAGTTCGCCGGCGAGCGCCACGAACTGCGGTGCCACCAGATCGGGATGCTCGGCGTCCACGAACGCGACAAACCGATACTTCGACAGGTGGCGGTACGCGTACTCGACCGCGAGCTGGGTCTTGCCCACGCCACCCAGCCCGTGCACGGCCAGCATCGCGACGTCGTTCATCGAGGTGAGACGTTGCCGCAACTCCCGGAGCGTGGCGTCACGGCCGGTGAAGTGGGTGTTGCGCGGCGGCAGTCGGTACGCGAAAGGCGTGGGCGGGGCCTGCGTACGGCGGGGAGTCTGCCACAGCCCGATCAGGGCCAAGGGTACGAGGATGAGGAGCACCACCCACGGGTGGACACGCACATGGTCGAGCGGCCCTGGCCAACGGCTTTGACCGGAAGCCGCGTTGAAGGCGAGGCTCCCGACGAACAGCACGAGCAAACCGGCCACAGCGCTGACCAGCGTGCGCCACATGGCTCCCTCTTCGGTAGGGCGGCGACCGTGTCAATCAACAGCCCCTGATCCTATCCCCGGAGCCGTACCGCGCGAGGGGTGTCGTCCCGCGTCGACGGTCCGGCTCTCCGAGGCGTCCTCGATCAGAAGGCGGCGAGCGGCGTCGTGCCCCTGCTCGGGCATCGCCGGGTCAGTGCCAGTCGCTGATCTTCACGTCGCGCGGGGCGGGGGCGCCTTCCCCGGTCTCGAGGAGCTGCTTGAGGCTCATCAGGAAAGTGCCCCACTTGGTGCTGCAGTGGTACATGAACTCGGCCGGATCACGCCAGCCCTCGTGCCTGAACAGCACGATGGTGTAGTCGCCGTCCTGACGCAGGTCCCACTGCACGCTCGTGCCGACCCACTCCGGCGGTCCGTCCACGACGTCCCAGCGCACGAGCCGGCCCGGATCGAGTTCGGTGACCTTCATGTCGAACCCGCCCGGACCGAACCGGAACTCGATCACGCCGCCGAGGTCGGTCTGCCCCGACGTCTTCTCCGTCCACCAGCCGGACAGGCCGTCCAGGGTGGTGAGCGCGTCGTACACCTGCTCCGGAGAGGAGTGCTCGACGCCGATGCGGTGAAGGATGTCTGACATCTCCGTGTTCCCTTCTACTGCGCCTTCTCGGTCTCGTTGTTCGTGTCCTTGCCGCGCTGGATCGTCTCGGCGATGCGCTTGATGCGCTGGAGACGGGAGTCCCAGGCGCTGCCGACGTCGGCGAGCTGGGCGACGGCGCGCGCGAGCTGGGCCTGATCCACGTGGAAGCGCTTCTCGCGGCCGGCTGTGGTCGCGCGGACGAGGCCGACCCGGTCGAGGACGACGAGGTGCTTCGCCACGGCCTGACGGGACACCGGCAGCTGCTCGCTCAGGCTGGTCGCCGTCCCACTGCCTTCGCTCAGCAGCAGGTCGAGCATCCGGCGCCGGGTCGGGTCACCGACCGCCGACCAGAGGTCGTCGTCCACCATCACGCTCATCCACCCGCTCCGACCTTCGCGGCGTACACCGGCAGCCGCGGCAGGTAGAAGTCCCAGCCGGTGCTGTGCTCGGCGTACTTGGCAGCCACCTTCGCCTCGTCCCAGCCGCGCTCACGAAAGCCGCTCTCGGTCATCCGCAGGATCGTGCCCGCCCCGGAGGGCTCGATCTCGAAGACGACCAGGTTGGAGTTGCCCGGGGCGGCCGACTCCCCCTCCTCGTGGGTCCACCGGAAGGAGAAGAGCCTCGGCGGCACGGCGTCGACGACGGTGAACTGCACCCAGGTGCCGCCCTGTGAGCAGTCCCCGAAGCCGATCCGCCCCGCTCCCCCGGGAACGGCCGGGAACTCCGCCTCATCCGGCCACCACTCGCGCAGGTGCTCGGGACTGCTCACCACGTCGAAGACCACCTCCGGTGAGGCGTCGATACGGATCTCCCGCTCGATCGTTCCGAATTCCATGCCCGCAACCTTCCGCAACGTTTGGTTGCGTATCAGCCTAGCCGACCGCTCCGGCATGAGCAACCATTGGTTGCGCAATGGTGTGACCGGGTTCGGCGCCCTGGAGCGCGAAGTACGACCGTCCTCCTGGGACAGCGGCCTCTCGGTCACACCGCCTCGGGCCCTGCGCCTGCCCGCCGGTCAGCAGGAGTGAGAGCGCCCTCGGAGGCCCCGCGCGAGTACGGCGCGGAGCGGGAACCCTTGGTGCTTGTCCGCTCAGGTCCCGGCCAGCAGGGAGTGTCCCAGCGGCGTGAGGCTGTGGAGCACGGCGGTACCGGTGCGGACCGTGTCGATCAGGCCCGCGTCGCGCAGAACGCCCGCGTGCTGGCTGGCCGCGGCGAGGGAGACGCCGGCACGTTCGGCCAGGGCCGTGGTCGTGGCCGGCGTGCGCAGCAGTGCGAGGACTTTCGCCCGGGTGCGGCCCAGCAGCGCCCCCAGTGCTTCCGGCCTGCTGTCCGCCCGTTCGCGGCGGCACATGGGGTAGACGAGGACGGTCGCGGTCTCAGGGCGGTACATCACCAAGGGGCCGGTGGCGAACCACGAGGGCACCAGGAGCAGTCCACGGCCGCACAGCGGAATGTCGTATGTGGAGGGTGAGGGAAGGTGCAGGGTGGGCGGCTCCCATCGCCAGGTGGTGCCCAGGGTGGTCAGAAGGGCGTCGACACCCCCGCGCAGCAGCATCTCGGCCCGTAGCGCGCGATCGGTCAGCGCGTCGCTGCGGATCCTCGGCCACAGCGGAGCGATCGACGCGTCGAAGTAGCGCCGAGTGTCGCTCGCCAGGGTCCGCCGCGCGGCCGGTGAGCCCTGGGCGAGCTCGTGCGCCCATTTGCCGGGCGCGGCCAGGGCGCCGTTCCAGCCCGAGGCGTCCGGGATCCCGAGATCGGTCGCCAACTGCGCCGTGGGAGTCGAGGCGGCTAGGTCGAGCGCGGCGTGGAAGTCGTGCACCGCCGGCTGCAGGAAGAAGTCCGGCACAAAACCCTGCCCGGTGACCAGTTCGGCCAGGACGCCCGCCTGCGCGGTCGCGCCCACACTGTGGGAGCGGCGCCACTGCTCCACGGCCGGGTGCAGCCTGCCGGTGCCGCGGCCGTTGTGTGCGTGGCGCAGGCCCAGGCGCAGGCTCAGCGCGGTCTCCGAGAGCGCATTGGCCGCCGGAGCGAGGGTGATCTGTCGCAGGTCGGCGGCGGTGAAGTGTAGGCGGATCACGCCAACCGATTATCGGCCCGTCGGACCCTTTCGCACAGGGGTGAAAGGCAGTGCGCCGCGCGGAAGGACAGGCCAGGCTCCGGGTGTCCGTCCAGCCGACCTGCCCGCCCCACCCGCCCCACCCGGCCGACCCGCCCTGCCGGCCGACAGGCCCGACCGGCGGGCCCGGCCGAACCGCCTGGTCGATCCGCCTGCTCGATCCGCCTGGCCGATCGGTCCACCCCGTCGAAAGGAACGCAACGATGCCCCGCAACCGCAACCATGTCCGTACGGCCTGCCTCGCCGCCGCAGCCGTGTTCACCACCGTGTGCGCGGCGCCCGGCCCGGCCGCAGCCCGGGACCTGCCCGACACGTACGTCGTCTCGCGGCAACCCGGTGTCCTGCCCGAGGGGATCACCATCGCCCCGGGCGGCACGATGTACGTCTCGTCCGACGGTACCGGCGCCCTGTACCGCGGCCACATCGGCGACCCGGCCCTCACCACCTTTCCCGCCCGCGGCCTGGAGGACCGTCCCAGCTCACTCGGCGTTCACACCGATCGCGCGGGACGCGTCCTCTCCGTGGGCGGCGCCACGCTGACCGTCCACGACGGCCACGGCCGGCTGCTGGCCACCCGCACCGCCCGCAGCGGACCGCTCGGTGCTCCCCACCTCAACGACCTCGTCGTGACGAAGGACGCCGTGTACGTGACCGACTGGGCCAACCCCGTCATCCACCGGGCACAGCTGAAGGGCGGCATCGTCGGCCCGCTCGAACCCTGGCTCGACATACGCAGCGCCCTCCCCCAGTTCCCGGCACAATACTGGCTGTTGAACGGCATCGTCGCGAACGAGGACGGCACCGCCCTGCTGGTGGCGTCCAACGGAACCGAGGCGGTCTGGCGGATCGGCACGGCCGATAAGGAGATCGACCAACTCTCCCTCGACGAGCCGTCCTTCGGCCCCGACGGCATGGTTCTGCACGGCCACACCCTCTACTCCGTGCTCAACTACGGCGCACCGCACGGCGTCTACATCGCCGAACTGGACGACGACCTGCGCACGGGCAAGGTCACCCATCGCATCACCGGGGAGCGCTTCGACCTGCCGACCACCCTCGCGCGCCACGGGTGCCGCCTCTACGTCGTCAACAGCCAGCTGGACCAGCCGCCGGGCCGCCCGCCGTACACGGTGAGCGCGATCGACGACCCCACGTGCGACACCCCTTGATGACACGACAGCGTGACCGGGCCCGGCAACGGGGCCGTTCGTGTTCCGAATTCTTTGCGCGTCAGCCGTGAAGAGCCGCTAGCCGATCTGTTCGGCCAGGGCCAGGATGATGCCTGAAGGGCCGCGGAGGTAACAGAGGCGGTAGATGTCCTTGTACTGCGCTACCTCGCCGAGCAGTTCGGCGCCATGAGCGCGCAGGCGGGCGATGGTGTCGTCGATGTCGTCGACGGCGAACATGACCCGGTGCAGGCCCAGCGTGTTCGGCGCCGGGTGGTGCGAAGCGTCACCGATCGCCGCGGGACGGTGGTACTGCGCGAGCTCCAGCTTGCTGTGGCCGTCCGGAGTCCGCATCATCGCCATGTCACTGCGAACTCCGTCGAGCCCGACGGCCTGGTCCGCGAAGAGGCCCTCGATCTGCGCCCTGCCTTCGACCTCCATGCCAAGTTCGGTGAAGAAGGCGACGGCGGCGTCCAGGTCTTCGACAACGATGCCCACGTTGTCCATCCTCTGAAGCGTCATGACGGTTCTCCCTCTGCGTTGCGGCAGCCCTTTGGAACCACCGGTATACCGAGGAAGGAGCCAGCGGCCATTCCCGACACCCATGAATGGGCCGAGTTCCTGAGGCCCCTTTCTGGCCTCGGCCTGAGTGCCGACCTCACAGAACGAGAACCATCGGGCCAAGGGAGACGATCTGAACCAGGGAGGGCCTCCGATGTCACTGGAGATACTCCCCGACCGAGACGGGCGGGAAGTTGTCTTCGAGCGACGCGCCATCGGCTCATGAACCGCCTCAAGGCGATCGGGCACGGGACAGCGACGTGGCCTGACACCCCACGTCGCTTCCGCCGGCCGAGCACGTGATCAGCTGTTGGACCCGCAGAACATCCGACAGGCAGGCACTAGCCCGATGCCTTGCGATCAGCCCCCGTAGCCGCCCTCCTCCATGGCACCGCCGGCGGCACCGTCGCCGTCACTGTCACCGCCGCTGACGCCACCGTCCTGAGCACCGCCGTCCGCGGTGTCATCGCTGTCGGCACCGCCGTCCCCGGTGCCACCGTCGTCGGCACCGCCCGAGCCGATCTGGGCGCCGACGGCGTCCAGCGCGGTCGTCACCGGCTGGAAGAACGTCTCCCCGCCCGAGGTGCAGTCGCCGCTGCCACCCGATGTGAGGCCGATCGCGCTTCCGTCCCGGGTGAACAGGGCACCGCCGCTGTCGCCGGGCTCCGCGCAGACATCGGTCTGGATGAGCCCAGAGACTGTGCCCTCGGGGTAGTTGACGGTGGCGTTGAGGCCGGTCACTTGGCCGTCCCGAAGACCGGTCGTGCTGCCCATGCGGAACACCTGCAGGCCGACCGCCGCATCGGCCGCCTGCTTGATCTCTACGGTCTGGCCGTCTCCGACGTCCACAGCGCTCGGGGCTTGGGCGTTCGGGTCGTTGTAGGTCGCGAGTGCGAAGTCGCCCGCACCCGGGAAGACGGCTTCCTGTACCGTCGCGATCGGCTGGCCGTTCTGCTGCTCGGACCACTGTTCGAAGGCGACGCCGCAGTGTCCTGCCGTCAGGAAGCCGGGCCGGCCGTCCTGGGTCGTGACATTGAACCCGAGCGAGCAGCGCGAGCCGCCGCCGAAAATGGCGTCCCCGCCCTCGATGAAGGGCTTGAACTCCCCCTTCGACTTCTGGATGCGGGCGACGCCGTCGCCCAGCGCGCGGACGGCGTTATCCACTGTGTCCCAACGCTCACCGGTGACCGTACGGTCGGCGGTGACCAGGATCTGGTTCGTCCTGGGGTCGACGGCCCAGGCGGTGCCCGGGACCGACGCCTTGCCGCGGAGAGAGTTCATCGCGGAGGCGAGTGCGGAGAGGTTGTTCTGCACGCTGCGCGCAACGGCGCCGGCCCTCTCGACATCGGCGTCGGCCTTGTTGTCGTCGCCTACGACGTTGACGACGAGCTGTTGCTTGTCCGCGTCGTAGTAGGCACCGCCGTAGGAGTCGCCGAGCTGCTTGCCGAGCCGCTGAACGAGTCCCGCGGCTGAGGCGGCGCTCATCTTTCTCGGCGAGCCCGCCTGCTCCCCCGCTCCGTCCTGCGAGGCATTGGCCTGCGGCAGCAGGATCGCCGCCGCGGCGATGCCCACCGCCCCGGCTCCCGCGAGAACGGCCTTCCGCTTGGGTATTCGCCTGTGACTCAAAGCTTCGCCTCCTGCTGTGGGGGTACGGACTGCGATCGCTGAAGGAGCGACCGCCGGGCACGTGTCCGGCCTTTCATACGGATGGAGGGGCGGGCTCCGTTCATCGCCTCAGCAAGGAATTACCCAGGGCGGAGTTGCCTTCGCGAACACATCGTCACAGAAGGGGAGCAGCCGCTCTGAGATGCACCGGTGTCGGGAGTCAAAGTCCTGGGGCAGCGACGCGCGCCGACGAACGGCGTTCGGTTGGGGTGAACTCGTACGCCTTCGCGGAACGCCCGACCGAACCCGATGGCGCCGGAGACACCCCCAGCGACCCGCGCCCGCCCGAACGGGCCGACCGCTCAGTTTCCCCACGGGAAGGCAGGGAGCCTGTTTTCAGTAGGGCTGGTGACGCGTCTCGCCCCGGGTCGAGCCGGGGCGGAGGCCCTGGGGCATGATGCCCTCGTGCCCACCATGGTTGTTGAGATCCACGTGCCGATGCTGCCGACGCCCGCTCTGCCGGACGGCTCCTACCCGTTTCCCTGGATCGAGGAGGTCGAGGACTTCCTGTCTGGTCTCGAGGACCAAGGTGGTGTGGAAGTCTTCGACGAGGCAGAGGAGGACGGGGACGCCTACGTCTTCTTCCTCACCGGAGCCGGTGAGGGGGACCTGCTGGCGGCGGCGTCCCGCGTGGCCACGCTGCCCGGGGTCCCCGCGGGAACCGTCGCGGTCCTCAGTAACGACGAGGCCGAACAGTTCGGCCTGGGACGACGGGTGCCCCTTCCACTGCCCGCACCCTGAAAGCGGTGCGGAGCGTCCGCCCGGCGCCCCCGTCGCGCAGCAGCGGGCCACAGCTGGAACCGAGGCCCGTGGCTCCTGTTGCCGTCCCCCTGGTCCCGGCACGAGCTGCAGGTTCGACGGCCGCGCGTGGCCACCCGGTGCGACACACAAGCGGACCGAATCGAAGAGGCAGAGAAGCCACGTCCTCCAAATGCACCAGCGGCGTCTGCACATGGTGCAGGCGCCGCCGGAAGCAGGATCGGAACTCAGCCGCGGATGATGTTCTCGGCCTGTGGGCCCTTCTGGCCCTGGGTGATGTCGAACGTCACCGTCTCGCCCTCGGTCAGTTCGCGGTACCCGTTGCCGGAGATGTTGGAGTAGTGAGCGAAGACATCCGGTCCCCCTCCGTCCTGGGCGATGAAGCCGAAGCCCTTCTCGGAGTTGAACCATTTCACGGTGCCGCTGGCCATGCTCGTCCTTCTGGTCAGTTCAATGGTGGACCGGGTTCGGGCCACCCCGGGCTTCCCCATCGGACGCCCGAACCAGTCCTCCCCCCAGACCCTCGCACCTACACTCATTCATCCGATCGTGTTCGAACTCAGCGCCCGCGGACAGCAGGCCATAGGGGCCTCGATCGGCGGTCTCACCGAGCAGGTCGCGGCCGTGCTCTCGCAATCGCCGGTCGCCGAGTAGTCCACGTCGCGCAGGCGCTCGGACGGATCGCGGCTACAGTACGCCGAGTGCCGCACCGCAGGCGTCGATGGCACAGCCCTTGCGGTCGGCGCCTTCCACGACGACATCACCGCGCCCTGGTCTGCCGGACGGACGCGGTCCGGGTTCCCGCTCGACCGACCGAGCTCATCCGCCGCTGTGCCGCAGCCCTCGGCGTGACGGCCGGCCCGGCCCTCACCGCGGCCGCCGCCATCAACCTGGTCCGGCTCGGGGTGCTCGGTCTCTTCCTGTTCCGGGGCCCGTACCTGCTGTACGGACTGGTGGACGCGGCCGGCTTCGGCAGCTGGCTGTACGGAAGTCGATGCGAACCGCGCAGCGGGCGCATAGCCCGTTGAACCAGCGCGCTGCTGCGGGTTGGATGGCCCGTATGCGGAACATCGTGGTCATCGACGCCCCGTCCAATCTCGGTCTGCGCCCGCCGGCGCCCGGCACGGTCCCCGGGTGCTACAAGCTCGCCGGAGCGCTGCGCGAGAACCGGATCGTGCAGCGGTTGGGCGCGCAAGACGGCGGGGTCGTCGTGCCTCCCCGATACGACCGGGGCGACTGGCAGGAAGGCGACGGCGTCTTCAACGCGGCGGCGCTCGCCGCGTACACGCCGAAGCTCGCGGACCGGATCCAACACCACGTCCAGGCAGGCGACTTCGCGCTTGTGCTGGGTGGCGACTGCTCCATTCAGCTCGGGGCTGCGCTCGCACTGCGCCGGCTCGGGCGGTACGGTCTCGCGGCGATCGACGCCTCGCACGACTTCCGCCACCCGGGCAACTCCGACCGGGTCGGCGCGGCCGGTGGCGAGGAGTTGGCCCTGGCGACCGGTCGGGGCCAGGACGACCTCACGGACCTCGAAGGCCGGCGGCCGTATCTGCGCGACGAGGACGTACGGCTCTTCGGCATCCGCGACGAGTTCGAGGAGGATGTCGCCGAGCTGCGGGAGCTGAAGGTACCGGTCGTCACGGTATCTGAATTGCGCGAGCGAGGCCCTGCGGACGTCGCCGCGGACGTCGCGCAGAGCCTGGAGAACGACGCGCTCGACGGCTTCTGGGTCCACCTCGACGCCGACGTCCTCGACCCCACGGTCATGCCGGCCGTTGACAGCCCCGACCCCGGCGGCCTGCTGCCCGACGAGGTGACCGCGCTTCTGCGGCCGTTGATCCGCTCCCCGCGCTGCGTGGGCCTCAACATCACCATCTACGACCCCGACCTCGACGCGGACGGCTCCGCAGGCCGCCTCCTGACGGATCTCGTGGTGGCGGCGTTCACGGCGTCCTGACGCCACTGGTCCGGGGCGGGGTGCGTGGGCGACCTCCGGCGAAGGCCGCGTCCATGACGTGGAGCGCGTGGACGGCGGCTCTGGTGCTGCGCAATTGCGTGGTCCTGGCCGCGAACCACTCGGCAGCGCCGATGCGCCGCGCCGCCGATGGTTCGCGGCCCGTCGTGGTACTCCCTCAGGAAGTCCTCTGGT
This sequence is a window from Streptomyces sp. HUAS YS2. Protein-coding genes within it:
- a CDS encoding VOC family protein, producing the protein MTLQRMDNVGIVVEDLDAAVAFFTELGMEVEGRAQIEGLFADQAVGLDGVRSDMAMMRTPDGHSKLELAQYHRPAAIGDASHHPAPNTLGLHRVMFAVDDIDDTIARLRAHGAELLGEVAQYKDIYRLCYLRGPSGIILALAEQIG
- a CDS encoding S1 family peptidase, whose product is MSHRRIPKRKAVLAGAGAVGIAAAAILLPQANASQDGAGEQAGSPRKMSAASAAGLVQRLGKQLGDSYGGAYYDADKQQLVVNVVGDDNKADADVERAGAVARSVQNNLSALASAMNSLRGKASVPGTAWAVDPRTNQILVTADRTVTGERWDTVDNAVRALGDGVARIQKSKGEFKPFIEGGDAIFGGGSRCSLGFNVTTQDGRPGFLTAGHCGVAFEQWSEQQNGQPIATVQEAVFPGAGDFALATYNDPNAQAPSAVDVGDGQTVEIKQAADAAVGLQVFRMGSTTGLRDGQVTGLNATVNYPEGTVSGLIQTDVCAEPGDSGGALFTRDGSAIGLTSGGSGDCTSGGETFFQPVTTALDAVGAQIGSGGADDGGTGDGGADSDDTADGGAQDGGVSGGDSDGDGAAGGAMEEGGYGG
- a CDS encoding cold-shock protein, with product MASGTVKWFNSEKGFGFIAQDGGGPDVFAHYSNISGNGYRELTEGETVTFDITQGQKGPQAENIIRG
- a CDS encoding DUF6336 family protein, with the translated sequence MPHRRRRWHSPCGRRLPRRHHRALVCRTDAVRVPARPTELIRRCAAALGVTAGPALTAAAAINLVRLGVLGLFLFRGPYLLYGLVDAAGFGSWLYGSRCEPRSGRIAR
- a CDS encoding arginase family protein produces the protein MRNIVVIDAPSNLGLRPPAPGTVPGCYKLAGALRENRIVQRLGAQDGGVVVPPRYDRGDWQEGDGVFNAAALAAYTPKLADRIQHHVQAGDFALVLGGDCSIQLGAALALRRLGRYGLAAIDASHDFRHPGNSDRVGAAGGEELALATGRGQDDLTDLEGRRPYLRDEDVRLFGIRDEFEEDVAELRELKVPVVTVSELRERGPADVAADVAQSLENDALDGFWVHLDADVLDPTVMPAVDSPDPGGLLPDEVTALLRPLIRSPRCVGLNITIYDPDLDADGSAGRLLTDLVVAAFTAS